The genomic interval AATCCAGCATTAGTAGAGGAAAACTAGTATAAACTTTTTCACGCTTTCGCGAAAGCGTAAACCTATAAAACAAAAGATATGTTAGAGCATATTGAATTATTTTTTAAATCCATTTTCATCGATAATATGGTATTTGCAACCTTCCTTGGGATGTGTTCATACCTAGCGGTGTCTAAAAAGGTATCTACTGCCGTAGGATTGGGAGCAGCCGTAATATTTGTACTTGCTGTTACTGTACCCATCAACTGGCTTTTAGATCAGTACATTTTACGTGACGGTGCCCTAGCTTGGTTAGGACCTGAATATGCAGAGTATGATTTGAGTTTCTTATCATTTATACTCTTCATTGCTACTATTGCAACCATGGTACAGCTAGTAGAGATTGTAGTGGAAAAATTTTCCCCTTCACTTTACAATTCTTTGGGTATTTTCTTACCACTTATAGCCGTAAACTGTGCTATTTTAGGGGGGTCTTTATTTATGCAGTCTAGAGATATTCAAACGTTAGGACTTGCTTTTAACTATGGAATATCATCAGGAATTGGTTGGTTTTTAGCAATTTTAGCAATTGCCGCAATACGTGAGAAAATCAGATATTCAAATGTTCCACCTCCATTGAGAGGGTTAGGGATTACATTCATCATAACTGGGTTAATGGCAATAGGCTTCATGAGTTTTGGAGGAATGCTCACTGGGGGTGATGAAGAAGAAGGTGTTGCTTCTCCTACAACAGAATCTGCACAGACTTTAGAAGAAAATGAAAACAATCAGCCGGTAGCTATGATCGATGCTGAAATTGCAAACGAAAAAGAAAACTAAATATGATACTACTAGCATCTATGTCTGGCGTTGTTATCGCAACCATTGTAGCTTTTTTAGTGCTAACTTTACTTCTTGTGGGATTATTGCTTTTTACAAAGCAAAAATTATCTCCATCAGGTCCAGTTACAATTACTATTAATGGAGAAAAAGAGGTTGAAGTTGCCTCTGGTGGAACTTTACTCTCTACATTAGGAAATAACAAGATCTTTTTACCATCTGCTTGTGGTGGTGGAGGTACTTGTATACAATGTGAATGTCACGTCCTTGAAGGAGGTGGTGAAGCCTTACCTACAGAAACACCACACTTCTCACGTAAAGAACTTGCTCATGGAGCACGTCTAGCTTGTCAAGTAAAGGTAAAGCAAAATATGAATATCACTATTCCAGAGGAGGTATTCGGAATTAAGAAATGGGAAGCTACAGTGGTTCGTAACTATAACGTAGCCTCCTTTATTAAAGAATTTGTAGTAGAGATTCCTGAAGATATGGGGTACAAAGCTGGTGGGTATATTCAAATTGAAATACCTGAGTGTACCATAAACTATAAGGACATCGATATTACAGCGCATCCAGAGGAGCACGAAACACCTGATAAATTTCAAGCTGAGTGGGATAAGTTTGGCTTATGGCCATTAACCATGAAGAATAATGAAACTGTTGAGCGTGCTTATTCTATGGCTTCTTTTCCAGCAGAAGGTCGTGAGATTATGCTCAATGTCCGTATTGCTACACCGCCATGGGATCGCTCTAAGAATCAATGGATGGATGTAAATCCTGGAGTAGCTTCTTCATACATTTTTGCTCAAAAACCTGGAGATAAAGTGACGATTTCGGGACCTTACGGTGAATTCTTTATCAACGAGTCTGAGGCAGAAATGCTTTACGTAGGTGGGGGAGCAGGAATGGCACCTATGCGCTCACACTTGTACCATTTATTTAAAACCTTAAAAACAGGACGTACCGTTACGTATTGGTATGGTGGACGTTCAAAGCGTGAATTGTTTTATCTAGAACATTTCCGAGAGTTAGAGAGAGAATTTCCAAACTTTAAATTTTACCTAGCTCTTTCTGAGCCTATGGAAGAAGATAACTGGAAAGTTAAAGAATCTACCGAAGGAGAAGGAGATGGTTTTGTAGGGTTTATACACCAAGTGGTTATAGATCAATACTTAAGCAAACATGAAGCTCCAGAAGATATTGAACTTTATTTCTGTGGGCCACCATTGATGAATAACGCTGTTCAGAAAATGGGTGAAGATTACGGTATTCCAGATGAAAACATCCGTTTTGATGATTTTGGAGGATAATATATAATTTCCTTTGAGAAATATTACAAACCCGATACTACTATGTGTCGGGTTTTTTTATGAAAAATTGCTGGATATCATGCATTACAATACTATGTAAATAATTTATGACTAGTATCTTTGTAGTATGGCAAAACTCCTTACAGAACAAGAGCTACATAACCTAGCGATGAACATCGTAGGAGATGATCTAAAGAGTCAAGGTTATGAATTTATGGCAGTAAATTCCAAACTTAAAAAAGATCCACAGTTTGTAGCATTAAAAGACAAAAAGCTACATTTTGTGATTGTACGTGCACGTACGTTTCCAGAAGATGCTAATGTGTATGATGAGGCACAGATGATAAGAATGCGAGATCATGCGCTCAAATTTGAAGCGCGTACTTTTTATGCCGGAGTAGGGTTAGGTCATGGAGATAATTATCAATTACCAGTCGAAAAGGACAAACCATATAGAGAAATTTATAACGGACTTCAAGAAATTTTATAATGCGTTTTTACTACTTTCTAGTTATACTAATATTTTTTAGTTGTAATCAAAAAAGGACTTCTGATGAGATAACTATTTCAGGACAAGCTTTTGGTACATTCTATTCGGTAATTTACTTTGGTAAGGGTAATGAGGCTCCCCGTATTCAGAAAGGAGTTGATAGTGTGATTTATAAGGTGAATAAATCAATGAGCACCTATATACCGGCTAGTGATATTTCTAAAATTAATCGTGGCGACAGTACAGTAGTTGTGGATGATATGTTTATAGATGTTTTTACGCTTTCGCGAAAGCTTTATAAAGCCACTTCAGGATATTTTGACCCTACTGTTGGAACATTGCGTAATGCTTACGGATTCGGTGATACGGAAGCTATTAGAATAATGGACAGCACAAAGTTAGATTCATTGATGCGATATGTAGGTTGGGATAAAGTAATACTTAATGAAGATCATACTATTACCAAGCGTAGTCCTGAGATTTATTTTGACTTTAATGCGGTGGCAAAAGGCTATGGTGTAGATCGAATAGCGGTGTACTTAAAGTCTAAAGGATTTGAGAACTTTCTTATAGATATAGGCGGTGAAATTGTTGCTTCTGGAATAAATTACAACAAGAATAAGCAATGGATAGTAGGTGTAGAGGGTATAGATTCAAACGTCTTAAATCGTTCCGCTATTGCTTCTGTAAGATTAGCGAATAAGGCTATGGCAGGATCTGGTAATTATAGAAAGAACCGTGTAGATGAAATTACGGGCAAAGAATATGTACATACTATCAATCCGCTTACGGGTTCTGCCGAAAAAAGTGATGTGCTTAGTGCAACTATTATAGCAAACGATTGTGCGACGGCAGATGCTTGGGCGACCGCATGTATGGCCATGGGGTTACAACGTTCTATAGAAGCTCTAAAAAACCATGATGTGGAAGCATATTTAATATATGACGGAGGTGTTTTTAAAACTGATAATTTTGAAGTTTTGAATCCATAAAAAAGTCATTCTAATTATATTTAGAATGACTTTATAAAGTTATAGCAATTTTTATAAGGTTATTCGATATCCACCTTAACATTCAAGTTAGAAGCACGTTGCAAAAGATTTTCAACAAGCATAACTTGTTGTTCTACACGATTCACTTCTGCCATACGCTCAGTATATTGAGCCTCAGATATAGCACGCCTCCTGCGCCTTTCTGTTAGGACTTCTAGAGCTTCATTTATTCGTTCCCTCGCAGTACGCGTGCGCTCTGTAGATACTCTTACCGTTCTGGTTAATACTTGTCTTCTTTCATCTCTTTTGAGTCTAGCTTGTCTAGCACGTTCTTGTCCAAATTCTCTACCAGTTAGATTTCCCTTATTACGACCGTAAGCATTTCCATTATTGTTATTACCATTTTTAATTTTCTTGCTCTTTAATTTTCCATTGTTGTCCTCGTCATAAACATCATCCGTAAAGATTCCATCATCATCATTGTAGACCTCACCATCATCATCATTATAATCACGTTTATCTCTTTCCTTTGATTGAGATTTACGACGGTTGTTTTGCGATGTATTCTTTTTAACTTTTGGGTTGTTCTTGTTCTTATTGTTATTTCCCTTACCGTTGCCATTTTGAGCAATAGCTGGTTGAAAAGCAAGTATTAACATAACAAGAATAATTTTTACTATTGCTTTCATACTTAATCATTTAATTCGTTTAACATGTCATCTAACTTTTCTGAAGATTTTTCAATTTGAATATTCAAAGAATCAAGTTCCTCAATTTCGTTATCTATTTCTTTAATTTCTTGTTCAACCGCTTCATTCATAGGCTCAGGTTGATTAGTTTCTTTTTTTTCTTGACATCCTACTAGCATTGTAAGTAGAAAAATCATTGATAGTATGTGTTTCATAATCTTATAATTAGACAATGAAAATACTATAAATGTGGAGAATTAGAAATTGTGTTATCATTAATTTATGATATACGTTAAACTGATGTTATACAGATATCACTTTAAAATGATTGTTATTTATAGCATATAGGTAATATCTCGCCAGGAGCTAGTCTATATCTATCAACTTCGTGACAAGAAAGCTGTTTTGTATAATCTATCTCTTCAACTTTAAAACCTATACTTCTTAGTTTGTCAAAGTAGTCGCGGCCGTAGACACGCACGTGATCATATTGTCCAAATATTTTAGCACGTTCATCGCGGTCTATAATGGTGTCATCTTCAAAAGTTATGGCTCTATCAAGTTCTTGCGGTATTTGTAAAATGGCCATCCCACCTGATTTTAAAACGCGATATAACTCTTGCATTGCCCTAGTATCGTCTGGAATGTGTTCTAAAACGTGATTACAGAATATGAGATCGTAACTGTTTTCGCCGAAAGGCAAATTACAAATATCTGCTTTTACATCTGCCAGTGGCGAGTTGAGATCAGTAGTAGTATAATTTAGATGATGGCTTTCGCGAAAGCGGGAATAAAAAGCTTGCTCTGGAGCAAAATGTAATACTTTTCTAGGAGTAGAAAAAAAATCTGTCTCTCGTTTGAGCCATAACCATAATAATCTGTGGCGTTCAAGTGACAGGGTAGATGGAGATAGCACATTTTCTCTAGGTGTACCGTAGCCGTATGGTAGAAACCTCTTAAATGTCCTACCATCTATAGGGTCTTCATATCTATCTCCCTGAAGTGCAAACGCTAATAGCGGGCGTACTAGGTAACTCAGCCTGATTAACACTGGCCGAGGTATTGTATTGAGGAAATATTTAAAGACTTTTTTCAACCTCTATAGCACTAAAGCTTGCTGTCGAAAAGGAGTTTCCTCTTCGCTTTCAATACCTAATGCTTTGTAGATGTATGCAAACGTAGAGAGTAATTCTGGTTTACCATCTATAATTGCAACGTCATGTTCAAAATGTGCACTGGGCTTATTGTCACGAGTAGTAATGGTCCAGCCATCACTATGTTGTTTTATATTTTTTGTTCCCATATTTGTCATAGGCTCAATAGCGACAACCATTCCTTCAATAAATTTTTTACCACGACCTCGACGGCCATAGTTAGGCATTTCTGGATCTTCATGCATTACAGCGCCTAGACCATGCCCTACAAGCTCTCTTACAACACCATAACCATGATCTTCTGTAAACTTTTGAATCGCATAGCCTACATCACCTACGCGGTTTCCCAACTTAAATTGTTCTATGCCTTTATATAAAGATTCTTTAGTAACTTCCAGTAATTTTTTTACTTCTGGAGTAACTTCTCCCACTTCAAACGTATACGCGTGATCACCATAATAGCCATTTTTTATAGCACCACAATCAATAGATATGATATCTCCTTCTACTAGTGGTGTGTTATTAGGGATACCATGTACTATTTGTTCATTAGGACTAACACACAAAGAATTAGGAAAGTCATACAAGCCTAAAAATCCTGGGATAGCATCTTGTGAGCGTATATATTCTTCGGCTAGTTTATCTAACTGAAGCGTGGTTACTCCTGGTTTCACCTCGCTTGCTAGCATACCTAAAGTCCGAGAAACTACTAGGGCACTTTCTCGCATTATTTCTATTTCTTCTCTTGTCTTTTGTATAATTGCCATTGTTATTTATCGTCTTTAAAAAGTTCTTCTATGCGCGATATGAAACTTTTATAAGTTTTCTTCTTTTCTGGTTTTCTCTTTCTTTTGTGAACTTCTTTACTGGATTGATGTGTACTCAAAAGTTGGTAAATTTCTCCCCAGCCCATCATGCCCCTCACATCACGATCGTCTATAAATACATCTGCATTTATTTTGCGACTTATTTTTGTACTATATTCCTCTTCTGGATAACTTTTGTTCACTGCGTAAAACACGATTCCATTTTTTGCACAAAAATCAAGAGCCTCTTCCAGTTTATTTCCAGATCTATAGGTCCATAAAATGATTTGATGACCTTCATGTTGCAATCTTTTGAGTGTGTCAAAAGCAAATAGCAATGGTTTACCTATTGCAGGATATGCATTTTCAACGATGGTTCCGTCAAAATCTACAGCTATGGTTATCGTTTCTTTAATGGGAAGTGATTTTTAAGCAAAGATAGTAATTAGCAAAAGAGATTAGCTTGTAGAAATATTCATAAAAAAGAAAACCTAATTATCAGTTTACTGAAATTAGGTTCTTTGATGAATTACGCTTTCGCGAAAGCGTATATATTCTTATTTAATTACTCTGCATATGCATGTGTGTAGTCTTCTCCAGTAAGAATTTTAACCATATCTTTTTCTAAACTCTCTAAAGGGTACTCAACTATACGTCCTAATTCCTCTCCATCTTTTGTGAAAATAAAAGTAGGTACATTTGTGATCTGTTTATCTTTAACTAGGTCTGCAGGTTCCTCTTTATCTTCAGAAACCATAATGAGGTTTACAGAATCACTGCCATAATCTATTTCATCTAGTATTTTGAAAAACGCAGGGACTTCACGCTGGCTGTCTTCACACCAACTTCCCATAAATACAGTAACACGTACGTCTTTAATATTTTCTTTTACAGCCAGTAATGAAGATTCATCTAGCGAATGTGCTTTGTAGTTCTCAATAAACCACGTATTGTAAGGATTAGCCTCAAGTGTATCACGAGTAAACTCGCCTAATAGCACAGGTATCTCTTCTATTACATTATTTATTGTATCATTTTCTTCTGCTACTTTCTCTTCTAGCTCTTCTGTAACTTCTTCTACAGATTTGTGCTCTTTACAGGCAACAGTTAGTAATAGTGTTACTAAAATGAGTATCCATTTATTTTTCATAAGCATGTTTATATGTTTCTCCATTAAGTATTTTAATCATATCCTTTTCTAAACTTTCTATAGGACGCTCTACTATACGTCCTATCTCTTTACCATCTCTTTTAAAAATAAAAGTAGGTACGCGTTTTATATTTTGACCTGAAGTAAACTCAGTTGGGTTTTGTTTCGTACGATCTACTGTAATAAGTTCTAAATCACTGTTATCAAAATTTGCAACGTCCAAAATTTTAAACATACGTGGTGTCTCACGTTTGGAATCACCACACCAAGTACCCATAAAGGTTGTTACCGTTACTCCATTAAGTCCGTTTGTAATATCTGGTATTAATGTTTTGTTTACACTATAATTAGAATAGTTGGTAGTATACCAGGTATTAAATGGAGCTTCTTCAAGCGCTTTCCTATCTTCTTTTCCAACTAACATTGTCCTCATTATTTTCTTCTCAGGTTCTGGTGAAGCAACTTTTTCACTACTTGTGTCTATAGCAACGGTCGTGGACTGGCTAGTATTATCTTTACTTGTAGATTTTGTACTTGAACAACTTAAGCAAACGATTGCTAGGCTTAAACTTAGTGTAACATTCTTCATTTATGGTGAGTTTTATTTTTTAGATTAAAGGTACGCAATCCATTACTTTTGGTTGTTCAACGCCAATTAATTTCAATATTGTAGGAGCCACATTAGACAGTATTCCGTTATTGATAGTAGATAATTCTTTGTCAATAAGAAGTATAGGCACAGGATTTGTAGTGTGTGCCGTGTTAGGTGATCCATCAGGATTTATCATTACTTCTGCATTCCCATGATCTGCTATAATAAGTACGGTATAGTCGTTATCTATAGCAGCCGTAACGATATCTTGAGTACATCTGTCCACAGTTTCACAGGCTTTAATGGCTGCATCCATAACTCCTGTATGTCCAACCATATCAGGATTTGCAAAATTGAGACAAATAAAATCGGCCTCGCTTTTACTAATTTCTGGGAGAATTTTATCCCTTATTTCATATGCACTCATTTCTGGTTGAAGATCATAAGTTGCTACCTTGGGAGATGGAGCGAGTATTCTAGACTCACCTTCAAAAGGTGTTTCTCTTCCTCCAGAAAAGAAAAATGTAACGTGAGGATATTTTTCAGTCTCTGCAATGCGTATCTGTTTTTTACCAGCCTTTCCTAGGGTTTCTCCTAAGGTATCTGTAAGATTATCTTTGTTAAATATGACATGCGTATTCTCAAAAGTCTCATCGTAGTTAGTCATTGTTACATAATGAAGGTCAAGTTTTTTTGTATACTGTTCTTCAAAATCTCTCTGGGATAGCATCTCTGTTAATTCCCGACCACGGTCTGTTCTAAAGTTAAAAAAGATAACAACATCCCCCTCTTGAATTGTAGACTTATGATCCTTCTCAAGTGTAATGAAGAGTGGTTTGAGAAACTCGTCTGTTGTGCCTTGGTCGTAACTTTCCTGTATAGACTTACCAATATTAGAGGTCTCTTTTCCTATTCCATTTACGATAAGATTATACGCAAGCGCAACGCGATCCCAGCGATTATCTCTATCCATTGCATAATAGCGACCTATGACGGAAGCGAGCTTTGCATTGTATTCCTTACTAAAAGTGTCTATGTCTTCAATGAATGATTTTCCAGATTTTGGGTCAACATCGCGTCCATCTGTAAAGGCGTGAATGTAGGATTGGGGGACACCAGCGTTTTTGGCAGCTTTAATGAGACCCTTGAGATGGTTGATGTGAGAATGCACACCACCGTCAGAAACTAATCCTAAAAAATGAACGGATTTGTTATTTGCTTTCGCGAAAGCGAATGTCTCTTGTAAAACCTTTTCGTCTTTAAGAGAATCTTCTTTTATGGCTTTATTAATTTTTGCAAAATCTTGATACACAATTCTTCCAGCACCTAAGTTCATGTGGCCTACTTCGCTATTACCCATTTGGCCATCAGGAAGACCTACATTTTCTCCGTGTGTGAGCAATTGGGCATGTGGATAGTTTTTAAATAAACTATCTATAAAAGGCGTATTTGCTTGATCTACAGCAGACACTTTTTTGTTTGGAGCCATTCCCCATCCATCAAGTATCATTAGAATCGTTTTTTTATTCATCGTTTTAGCGTTGAAAAGTAAAGATAAAAACAAAACCTCGTGAAGACGAGGTTTTGAGTATGTTTTGACGCAAACGGTTGCGTAGGGAATCGTTTTTATGCTTAGAGTTTTATTACATGGTTTTTGGACCTGTATAACCGTATTTTTGAATACTCTCTTCTATTTGTTCAATACGATTTTCTGGATCAGGGTGTGTGCTAGCAAATTCTGGTTGTCTACTACCACCACTTGCCGCTTTAAGAATTTTCATTACTCCAATCATTTGATACGGATCATATCCAGCACGTATCATAAAGCGTACACCTAGATCATCGCTTTCTAACTCATCATCGCGGCCATTACCCATAAGAATACTTTGTCCTATAGACCCAGCGGCTGCACCAGCACCTCCACCTACTTCGGCTCCCATAGAAATGGTTTGCCACATATCAGAATTTGCCATACGCTCGGCGCTATGTTTACCTAAAACATGGCCTATCTCATGACCTAATACGCCAGCGACTTGATCTTCATTCTCTAGCTTAGAAAGTAGGGCATAGGTGATAAAAATTTGACCTCCAGGTAATGCAAATGCATTTACCGTTTGCTCATCTCGTAAAAGATGAAATTCATAATTATAAGGTGTTTCCCTTGCCATAGTATTGTCTACCAGTTTCTTGCCTACTTGATCAACAAATGCCTGTAGTTGTTTGTCTGGGTGTAAACCTCCATGCTGTTTTGCCATTTCGGGAGCATATTGTAAACCCATAGCTATTTCCTCTTCTGGAGAGACAGAGATGGCCTGCACTTTTCCAGTATAGGGATTTTCTTCACGATTACTACAATTTTTAAAAAGCGCAAAGGCTACAATTGCGACACCTATTAATAGTCTAATTTTAAGGCCACTACCTCTTCCCATAATTCTGATGATTAGTTTGTGGCTCTAAGTTAATAAAAAAGTGAGTAGTGTTCTGGAAATAGCTTAGAGTTTAGCACCATTTTAAGGAAAACAAAAAAATCTCAATTTCAAGTAGAAATTGAGATTTTTTAAAGTATGAACGTATACGTTTCTTAGCGTTTTACTTTACAACAACCCTCCAGCCGTATTTATCCTCTGCTCTGTTATACTGTATATCATTTAGCATTTTTTTAAATTTCAACCCGTAGCTATTTTCGGGAGCATTGAGTTTATGGTTCACATCCTGATACCCAAAGCTCTTAAAAGGAACGACTACAGCAGCGGTTCCTACACCAAAAATTTCTTTAAGTTCACCAGCTTGTGCTGCCGCGACAATTTCTTTTACAGATACTTGTCTCACTTCAACGTCAATACCAGCATCTTTTGCAAGTTGAATAACGCTCTTACGTGTGATTCCATCTAAAATTCTATCATTTGTGGGAGCTGTAAGTAATTTATCACCTACGCGAAAGAATACATTCATCGTTCCTGCTTCTTCAAGAAACTCATGCGTACTTGCGTCGGTCCAGATTATTTGTTGATATCCCTCTTTTTTAGCAAGATCTGTAGGGTAGAACTGTGCAGCGTAGTTACCCGCAGCCTTTGCAAAACCTACACCACCATCTGCTGCACGACTGTATTTTTCTGCAAATACGACATTCACTTCTCCTGCATAATATGATTGAGCAGGTGAAAGTATAATAATAAATTTATAGCGATCTGAAGGTGATGCAGATACCCCAGACTGCGTCGCGATTACAAATGGTCGTATGTAAAGCGAGTTGCCTTCACCTGATTTTATCCAAGCATCATCAAGTTTTAAGAGCTCTTTGAGGCCCTCCATAAAAGATTCTTTAGGAAATTCTGGCATCGCTAGTCTAGCGGCAGACTTGTTAATACGAGCCCAGTTGTCTTCTGGGCGGAATAAAAATACTTTCCCATTATCATCTTTAAAGGCTTTCATTCCTTCAAAAACAGCTTGTCCGTAATGAAAAACTTTAGCTCCAGGATCCATGGGGATTGGTCCGTAAGGTATAATTTCAGATTGTTGCCATTGCCCATTTACATATTCACAAGAGAACATATGATCTGTAAATACACTCCCAAAAGGAAGATTATTAAAATCTACGTCACCTATCTTACTATTACTACGCTTTTCTATTTTAAGAGTTGATATTGTTTCCATATCACAAATTTAAGAATTTAGTATGCTCAACGCGCTTTATTTATCTAATTTTGCATTGTTGTAAACAAAAAGCAATGATTATGAAGATATTAGCAATGATTTTCTTAATAGCAGTATCAATAGTGAGCTGTAAAGAAGCGCAGAATGAGAATGATAACGCTTTCGGGAAAGCAGAAAAAGAAGAATTATTGACACCAGAACAAGAAAATGGTCAAAAAGGCTATGGTGAACCTATTAATTTAGATAATGTTTTGACAAAGAGTGAGGTAGCTCAAAGATATGCAGCTCTTAAAGAAGGAGATACTACTGTGTTAAAATT from Dokdonia sp. Hel_I_53 carries:
- the nqrE gene encoding NADH:ubiquinone reductase (Na(+)-transporting) subunit E, coding for MLEHIELFFKSIFIDNMVFATFLGMCSYLAVSKKVSTAVGLGAAVIFVLAVTVPINWLLDQYILRDGALAWLGPEYAEYDLSFLSFILFIATIATMVQLVEIVVEKFSPSLYNSLGIFLPLIAVNCAILGGSLFMQSRDIQTLGLAFNYGISSGIGWFLAILAIAAIREKIRYSNVPPPLRGLGITFIITGLMAIGFMSFGGMLTGGDEEEGVASPTTESAQTLEENENNQPVAMIDAEIANEKEN
- the nqrF gene encoding NADH:ubiquinone reductase (Na(+)-transporting) subunit F is translated as MILLASMSGVVIATIVAFLVLTLLLVGLLLFTKQKLSPSGPVTITINGEKEVEVASGGTLLSTLGNNKIFLPSACGGGGTCIQCECHVLEGGGEALPTETPHFSRKELAHGARLACQVKVKQNMNITIPEEVFGIKKWEATVVRNYNVASFIKEFVVEIPEDMGYKAGGYIQIEIPECTINYKDIDITAHPEEHETPDKFQAEWDKFGLWPLTMKNNETVERAYSMASFPAEGREIMLNVRIATPPWDRSKNQWMDVNPGVASSYIFAQKPGDKVTISGPYGEFFINESEAEMLYVGGGAGMAPMRSHLYHLFKTLKTGRTVTYWYGGRSKRELFYLEHFRELEREFPNFKFYLALSEPMEEDNWKVKESTEGEGDGFVGFIHQVVIDQYLSKHEAPEDIELYFCGPPLMNNAVQKMGEDYGIPDENIRFDDFGG
- a CDS encoding Na(+)-translocating NADH-quinone reductase subunit F yields the protein MAKLLTEQELHNLAMNIVGDDLKSQGYEFMAVNSKLKKDPQFVALKDKKLHFVIVRARTFPEDANVYDEAQMIRMRDHALKFEARTFYAGVGLGHGDNYQLPVEKDKPYREIYNGLQEIL
- a CDS encoding FAD:protein FMN transferase, which gives rise to MRFYYFLVILIFFSCNQKRTSDEITISGQAFGTFYSVIYFGKGNEAPRIQKGVDSVIYKVNKSMSTYIPASDISKINRGDSTVVVDDMFIDVFTLSRKLYKATSGYFDPTVGTLRNAYGFGDTEAIRIMDSTKLDSLMRYVGWDKVILNEDHTITKRSPEIYFDFNAVAKGYGVDRIAVYLKSKGFENFLIDIGGEIVASGINYNKNKQWIVGVEGIDSNVLNRSAIASVRLANKAMAGSGNYRKNRVDEITGKEYVHTINPLTGSAEKSDVLSATIIANDCATADAWATACMAMGLQRSIEALKNHDVEAYLIYDGGVFKTDNFEVLNP
- a CDS encoding class I SAM-dependent methyltransferase; translated protein: MKKVFKYFLNTIPRPVLIRLSYLVRPLLAFALQGDRYEDPIDGRTFKRFLPYGYGTPRENVLSPSTLSLERHRLLWLWLKRETDFFSTPRKVLHFAPEQAFYSRFRESHHLNYTTTDLNSPLADVKADICNLPFGENSYDLIFCNHVLEHIPDDTRAMQELYRVLKSGGMAILQIPQELDRAITFEDDTIIDRDERAKIFGQYDHVRVYGRDYFDKLRSIGFKVEEIDYTKQLSCHEVDRYRLAPGEILPICYK
- the map gene encoding type I methionyl aminopeptidase; the encoded protein is MAIIQKTREEIEIMRESALVVSRTLGMLASEVKPGVTTLQLDKLAEEYIRSQDAIPGFLGLYDFPNSLCVSPNEQIVHGIPNNTPLVEGDIISIDCGAIKNGYYGDHAYTFEVGEVTPEVKKLLEVTKESLYKGIEQFKLGNRVGDVGYAIQKFTEDHGYGVVRELVGHGLGAVMHEDPEMPNYGRRGRGKKFIEGMVVAIEPMTNMGTKNIKQHSDGWTITTRDNKPSAHFEHDVAIIDGKPELLSTFAYIYKALGIESEEETPFRQQALVL
- a CDS encoding BT0820 family HAD-type phosphatase, whose amino-acid sequence is MKETITIAVDFDGTIVENAYPAIGKPLLFAFDTLKRLQHEGHQIILWTYRSGNKLEEALDFCAKNGIVFYAVNKSYPEEEYSTKISRKINADVFIDDRDVRGMMGWGEIYQLLSTHQSSKEVHKRKRKPEKKKTYKSFISRIEELFKDDK
- a CDS encoding thioredoxin family protein — encoded protein: MEKHINMLMKNKWILILVTLLLTVACKEHKSVEEVTEELEEKVAEENDTINNVIEEIPVLLGEFTRDTLEANPYNTWFIENYKAHSLDESSLLAVKENIKDVRVTVFMGSWCEDSQREVPAFFKILDEIDYGSDSVNLIMVSEDKEEPADLVKDKQITNVPTFIFTKDGEELGRIVEYPLESLEKDMVKILTGEDYTHAYAE
- a CDS encoding thioredoxin family protein produces the protein MKNVTLSLSLAIVCLSCSSTKSTSKDNTSQSTTVAIDTSSEKVASPEPEKKIMRTMLVGKEDRKALEEAPFNTWYTTNYSNYSVNKTLIPDITNGLNGVTVTTFMGTWCGDSKRETPRMFKILDVANFDNSDLELITVDRTKQNPTEFTSGQNIKRVPTFIFKRDGKEIGRIVERPIESLEKDMIKILNGETYKHAYEK
- the gpmI gene encoding 2,3-bisphosphoglycerate-independent phosphoglycerate mutase → MNKKTILMILDGWGMAPNKKVSAVDQANTPFIDSLFKNYPHAQLLTHGENVGLPDGQMGNSEVGHMNLGAGRIVYQDFAKINKAIKEDSLKDEKVLQETFAFAKANNKSVHFLGLVSDGGVHSHINHLKGLIKAAKNAGVPQSYIHAFTDGRDVDPKSGKSFIEDIDTFSKEYNAKLASVIGRYYAMDRDNRWDRVALAYNLIVNGIGKETSNIGKSIQESYDQGTTDEFLKPLFITLEKDHKSTIQEGDVVIFFNFRTDRGRELTEMLSQRDFEEQYTKKLDLHYVTMTNYDETFENTHVIFNKDNLTDTLGETLGKAGKKQIRIAETEKYPHVTFFFSGGRETPFEGESRILAPSPKVATYDLQPEMSAYEIRDKILPEISKSEADFICLNFANPDMVGHTGVMDAAIKACETVDRCTQDIVTAAIDNDYTVLIIADHGNAEVMINPDGSPNTAHTTNPVPILLIDKELSTINNGILSNVAPTILKLIGVEQPKVMDCVPLI
- a CDS encoding M48 family metalloprotease, whose translation is MGRGSGLKIRLLIGVAIVAFALFKNCSNREENPYTGKVQAISVSPEEEIAMGLQYAPEMAKQHGGLHPDKQLQAFVDQVGKKLVDNTMARETPYNYEFHLLRDEQTVNAFALPGGQIFITYALLSKLENEDQVAGVLGHEIGHVLGKHSAERMANSDMWQTISMGAEVGGGAGAAAGSIGQSILMGNGRDDELESDDLGVRFMIRAGYDPYQMIGVMKILKAASGGSRQPEFASTHPDPENRIEQIEESIQKYGYTGPKTM